A genomic region of Burkholderia humptydooensis contains the following coding sequences:
- a CDS encoding DNA-methyltransferase: MTIHATDAAPVADLSPLLDRLHAMDALTLARMLPDASIDMVFTDPPYSSGGLHTSARSRPPSAKCINSDTKTVYTDFESDNMDQRAWAFWCHAWLSECRRALKPGGLLVSFIDWRQLPTLTDVVQAAGLILRGVAVWDKTPGRTRPRRGGFAQQAEFVVWASRGAMRDCDVYLPGVFPCRLPVPKRHVTEKPLDIAREVVRLVPAGGVVCDLFAGSGTFLAAAREAGLHWIGCETNQAYHAIAEQRLAITNCI; this comes from the coding sequence TCTTTCCCCGCTACTCGACCGACTTCACGCAATGGATGCACTCACGCTCGCGCGCATGCTGCCCGACGCGTCAATCGATATGGTGTTCACCGATCCGCCGTATTCGTCGGGCGGGCTGCACACGTCGGCGCGCTCGCGGCCGCCGAGCGCGAAGTGCATCAACAGCGACACGAAGACCGTCTATACCGACTTCGAGAGCGACAACATGGACCAGCGTGCGTGGGCGTTCTGGTGTCACGCCTGGTTGAGCGAATGCCGCCGCGCGTTGAAGCCGGGCGGGCTGCTCGTGAGCTTCATCGACTGGCGCCAGCTCCCGACGCTGACCGATGTCGTGCAGGCGGCCGGCTTGATCCTGCGCGGCGTCGCGGTATGGGACAAGACGCCCGGCCGCACGCGGCCGCGGCGCGGCGGCTTCGCGCAACAGGCCGAATTCGTCGTATGGGCGAGCCGCGGCGCAATGCGCGATTGCGATGTGTATCTGCCGGGCGTGTTCCCGTGCCGTTTGCCGGTGCCGAAGCGGCACGTCACCGAGAAGCCGCTCGATATAGCGCGCGAAGTCGTGCGGCTCGTGCCGGCCGGCGGTGTCGTGTGCGATCTGTTTGCCGGTTCCGGCACGTTTCTCGCCGCGGCGCGTGAGGCCGGCCTACATTGGATCGGATGTGAGACGAACCAGGCGTATCACGCGATCGCAGAACAGCGCTTGGCCATAACCAATTGCATTTGA
- a CDS encoding phage tail protein: MNKPSSLRAALVAALPQLNASPDQLLVFVNEGRIEATGTRTASFDYEYECEIIIRDFIGNPDDVMIAVVEWARANQPDLVTNRDERRNGMTFVADILSNNAVDLGLKVKLSESVVVGTDAAGNRTVEHIDDAADEWLS, translated from the coding sequence ATGAATAAGCCGAGCAGCCTGCGCGCGGCGCTCGTCGCCGCATTGCCGCAGCTCAACGCCTCGCCGGACCAGTTGCTCGTGTTCGTCAACGAGGGCCGGATCGAGGCGACGGGCACGCGCACGGCGTCGTTCGACTACGAATACGAGTGCGAGATCATCATTCGCGACTTCATCGGCAACCCGGACGACGTGATGATCGCCGTTGTCGAATGGGCGCGCGCGAATCAGCCTGACCTCGTGACGAATCGGGACGAGCGCCGCAACGGCATGACGTTCGTCGCGGACATCCTGTCGAACAACGCCGTCGACCTCGGGCTCAAAGTGAAGCTGTCGGAAAGCGTCGTGGTCGGAACCGACGCAGCCGGCAACCGGACGGTCGAGCACATCGACGACGCAGCCGACGAGTGGCTTTCATGA
- a CDS encoding phage virion morphogenesis protein, with protein sequence MTDDLQALERWAGGLLAKLSPAARRQLLRELGRDLRRAQQSRVAAQRNPDGSAYAPRKVKAGGKRLREKAGRVKREAMFRKLRTARYLRIDVDNTGLAIGFDERLSRIARVHQEGQKAPVEPGGPLAQYPVRVVLGFSDADRELVRDRLLRYLNR encoded by the coding sequence ATGACGGACGATCTTCAGGCGCTCGAACGCTGGGCGGGCGGGTTGCTCGCGAAGCTGTCGCCGGCGGCCCGCCGTCAACTGCTGCGCGAGCTCGGCCGCGATCTGCGGCGCGCGCAGCAATCGCGCGTGGCCGCACAGCGGAATCCGGACGGGTCCGCGTATGCGCCGCGGAAGGTGAAGGCAGGCGGCAAGCGCTTGCGCGAGAAGGCCGGCCGCGTCAAGCGCGAGGCGATGTTCCGGAAGCTGCGCACCGCGCGCTATCTGCGCATCGATGTCGACAACACGGGCCTGGCGATCGGCTTCGACGAACGACTGTCGCGCATCGCACGTGTCCACCAGGAGGGCCAGAAGGCGCCCGTCGAGCCGGGTGGGCCGCTCGCGCAGTATCCGGTTCGTGTCGTGCTTGGTTTCTCGGATGCCGATCGCGAGCTCGTGCGCGATCGGCTGCTACGCTACCTGAATCGTTGA